CTTTTTGTTGTCCTTTTTCTAAATCTCTTTTTTTCTGAACCTCATGAAATTCATAGTCAATTACTTCAATAGCTTCCTCTGCTACCGTGATATTTTTATCTTCTATCCAAGGATTCTGTAATTCTGTTCCTATTAAAGTATCATTTTGGATAATAAATAATACTAAACTTTTTGGAGAGTCAAAATTTAACGATTCTATGTAACGATTATGTTGGACAACTACCGCTTTAAACTCTTTTGAGTAATCGCTGTACCAGTCTTGGGGAATTATATATTTTTCTGATTTATAGTAAGTATAGTAGAAATAGACAAACTCAAGCTTTGAATCGCTTGCAAATTTCAAGAAATCATCGATTGTATCTATTTTTAAATAAACTTGATTAGATATCTTTAGAACACTTACTTCCAACGGAGTTAAGTTGTAGTCACTGATTTTCTTTTTTAGATGCTCATTTGTAATTATCTTCATACTAAACCTCCAATCTGTTTTCTGTACTGTACGCCTTCTAGCTTCGGCACCTACAATATCCGACAGCACAAAATAGCACCATTAATCCTTTCCAACTATTACTTCAGATTTCTTTTTTTCATCATTGCGATTGCTTGAGGTAAACCACCAGTAATTTTCCCACCAGCAAGCCTATTACAAACAAATTTAGAAGAAACTGATTTATAAATTTATCCTCACTACCAAATGTTTTGTTCGTTGTATATGCAAAGATTCTTGTAGTATCAAGCGCACGGAAGCTATCAATTGATAAAATTGAAGAATACGTTACCCATTGGAAAAAGAAGTCTGTCAAAAGATATGCTCTTAGACCAATGCGTTCTAATTCGTTTCTTGATATCACCTGATGTACCTATATATACTTGGCAATATTCATCAAGAATCATTAAATAATATCCAGGCTTTCCATCATACAAATTAAGGTCAAACACTTCAAGAAATTTCATCAATTTCTTTATTGAGTTCATCGTGGCTTAACAAAGATAAGTATTCCATATTCAAATCGTAATTTTTTAAGCTGTCCTTTAGTTGCTTTTCGCACCATTCATCCAAATATTCTCTACCTTCATCATCAGCGTAAATATCCACTGAAAAACGAGGCAGTGAATTTTTGTTGCTTCCACTGCATAGTTTTCTCGTGTTAGCTTCAGTCCACGTTTACCTTCAAGCACCTTAATAGCGAAATGATATGGCATAAAATCCTCCTGTTTCATACTTGTTATATTTTTACGTTTTCGACCACATTCCACTTATTTCCTGCAAATCTTATTTCATTGATCTGAAGACACAAGAGACACAAGAAACACGCTCTTTCTACCTATTGGCCAGCAAGAGCTCCATAGTATTTAGTCTTGTAACAGCCAGTCTTCCCACGAGGACTGTTTTTTGTTTACGGTGCAGACAAATAGAACACCGCCAGCGTTGCTTACATTGCTGGCGGTGTTCATGCCTACACTAACTGCAACCTTCTCTTTTCCTCATTATAAATAGTCTTCTCAATAATATGCGCCGGCAAAAACTCCCCTACCTGAACATAACACCCCTCATCAAAGCAGTCAGCACAGAAGATCCCCACTTTTTCATAAGGCGTCACATTCGTTACAGTACAGGACGGCCTGGCTTTAAAATTAGTTATATATCCACGGATGTTGAGTTCAAGAAAATCTACATCGTTGCGGCACTCAGAACAGTATAAATTGTTTACGCTGCTCACAATGCTCCCCCCTTGTAAAGAATTGGATTGTACAAGTTCTACAAATAACTTCCAATTCCTGCATTTTACTAGGATTATGATTTACTAATAACATATTGGGCAAGCTATTCAAAAACTCGGGGGAGTAAATAATGAATAAACTGGAACGCCGGGATGACTTTTTCAAAGGCGCAGTGGCCGGTATGATTGGTGCTGTTGTCAAATATGGTTTTAACGAGCTTATACAGTTTCTGCAAATAGCGAAATACGAAAATAATGCTACAGCAATAACCTTGGTATTTACTCAATATGAACGCTCTCTTCTTTTTTGGACAATAGGATTCATTCATGCTTTGTTAATCGGTGCATTTTTCGGTGTTATCATCGCTTTTATTTTTGATTATATTTTCACAGAGAAATATTATTATTTGAAAGGGATAGCCATCGGAATCGGAATCTATTTCTTTAACTTTGGCGTTATGGCTAAAGTGTTTAATTATCCTGCTGATATCGCTACACTACCGGGTGATGTCATGTCCATGTTTCTAAGCCTTGTGATATATGCTGTAGTTACCGTCTATGCTTTGAAAAGGCTAGAGTTTTTCCGCCGTATATAGCAGGATTAATATAATCGAGAGCAAGGAAGAACATCGCAGTTCAAATTATAGTGGTGTTCCCATTACTTCCTTTAAAAAAAAGTCACTTACAAGCCAGGGTCAGTACCACCTTATTGTTTAATGTATTACAGGTTGACTGCTACTTTTCTCCATGACTCTATAGAAATAACAAAAGTTTTTACCATAACACCAAGATTGCACTCATTCTGTCGTAGTTGTGAAAAGAAATCGCTTTACAATGAGTATATCTCTTTTTTTTTGCAAAAAATATTCATGACGTTGAAAGGAGACCAAGGACAACATGACCATCTCCATTTTTAAAAAAGGGCAAAAAGAGCAACTGGACATACAGGAAGTATTTAACATCTGGAATGTACTAAGAGCAAGATACTACAGTATGGAAACATGCAAATTTTTCATGAATTTTGTTCATGACCGTGAATTTGACTTAGTATTAAACACTTTATTAAATCATTATGAAAAACAGGCAAGTATTCTGGAAAAAGAAGGTGAAAAATTTAAAATAGAAGTTCCCAAAAGACCTCCATACAAAATAAAAACGTCAGCACAGGTTGATGTAATATCAGACACCTATATTTTTCGGAACATATACAACGGTGTGGTGGCTCAGTTGTTTTCACTTATGACTGCATATCGTTCAACCACAACAAATGACCGCATCAGAACAATCCTTGCGGAGGACCTGAAACAGCATATAAAAGATTTCGAGTTGCTCTACAAATACGGTAAACTGAAGGGTTGGCAGGAAGACCCTCCTGCTTTCAAAACAGCGAAACCTGTTGGTAATGAACCATTATCAACTACCGAAGCATTCCATTTATGGGATAATATTAGCCAAAGATATCAGCAGACTCAACTCACACAATTATTCCTTGGCTTTGCTCATGACAAAGATTTGAAGTTAATTCTAAAAGTGGGTGTGAAAGTTTTAAATAAACAGACAAAAGCACTCGAGGAGGAGGCTATAAAATTTGAAATTGTATTGCCCGAGAGACCTCCATCTCATGTGTCTGTTCCCATGGATCCAGAATCAATGCAGGATAGATTCATGTTCAACATGATTTTTAAAGGTGTTCAGGATGCAATCGATTTACATATTCGCGGCGTTATTGAATCCATCAGAAATGATTCTTTCCGAAGCTTATTGATGGGCTTCTGGGAAGATGAAATAGATATATATGAGCGTATGCTAAAATACGGTAAATTAAAAGGTTGGATTACCGCACCGCCTATTTACAACGAACCGCAGTAGATGTATCTGCAGATTTGGTTTCAATACACAATTAACCCCTGTCAAAGCTATTTCATGTTTAGATTCTAGACTAAACTATTCTTTAGCTTACCACATCAAGTTATTAGTGGAGATTTTCTCTTGAAAAACTATTTGTAATCAATGCCGCCCCATCGAACGCTGCCCCCTTGAGAAACTCATGTATGCCCCAGGAACGACGGAAGTAATGGAGTAATAAGAAAACACCGCCGGCACTGTTTTTGATGTGCCAGACGGTGTTGTTTTTTACTCCTCTTCACCTTCATAAGCTTCAATGTACTGTGCTAACATATCGACTACATTTGCTTCTGCAAATATTCTAGGATCCTCCAGGTTACCCTGTGCAGCCCAAACTCGAATAAGCTCACCATCATTAATATCTACTCCCTTACTCTCAAAAGCGTTCTTCATCTCCTCTAGGGTCATAATTTCTCCGACACCAAAGACTAACTCTAATATCTTTGCATGGTCATCAAATTCTGCGACCGCACTTGTTCCGTCATTAAACCACTCCTGCTCCTCTTTTGAAGTTGCCGGACGAATAATCACCAGATAATCTTTAAAACCACACTTAGCCATGCTTTCTTCTGCATAACCTTTCATTTCTTTCCAGCCGGGGACCTTCATTAGATCTGGATAAACATGAATTGCCATAGCTTATTCCTCCTTAATAATTTTTGTCTACTCCCAAGTAAACCCAGTTTGCACTCCAGCAATAAACAACTTCACAAGCATTATTTTGCGTAACTTGACAGTGTCTCATCTATGACCAACTGCTAATAACCTCATCAATTGCATCTTTCACTCTCCGCCTGGCATCCTGTCTGTCATACCCACTCATCAGCAATTCATCGTAAGGAGTTGCATGATGTCTTACATGAGCAATTACTGCCAAATCAATGAAATCTCTATCCAGTTGTTTCGCATTTGCAGAACGGCCGACTCTTCCACTATGTTTTAAACAGGCATGTTCAGCAATTTGATGCTCTTTTTCTTCAGGACAATTGGGGTATAGCTCCCTGATTTTAGTAGCAAATTCCTGGACATATTGCTTGTCTAATTTCTCTCTTCTAATTGACTCACGCTGCCTGCGTTGCTCTCTGGCCCCTTCATCAGACATACACTCCTGCTCTGCCTTCTCTAAAGCGCTTTGCTCCACCAATACGCCCTGGCGCTCATTTCTTTTACGTGCTGAACTGAATTTAAGTACTACTGCCTGAAGTTTGGAGTACTTGCCAGCTCGCCTTGTTAATGCTGTATTGCCCGAGGGAAGGAAGATAAGGTGATCCAAATCTGCGCAGGAAAGGCAAAGGTGTTTTCTGTCTTCTGAAATAAAAAGAAAGTCACCTTTAATAATTTCGACTTCACATTCGATGCATGATGTTTCACGGTTACAGTGATACACATTAATTTTAGACATTTTTTGCCCCCTTTACTTGTATCTCCAAAGGTATTGATTCTAACATTCTTCGTTAATGGAACAGTTTTCCCCCATCTTCTTGCCAGGCGTCTGTAGATTCAAACTCTCGATACTCCAGCTCAACATATTCACCCGATTTAATTGTTCCGCATCCTCCCGGTCAATTTGCCATTGGTGATGGCTGGCATTGCTAGTGTGGCAGCATCGTGGTACAAGCCTTACCATTTTCTTTTGTATCCGTTCGTTTTATAATCTCTAGGTTCACATCCTCCTTTTCTGCAAAAAAAGACCACATATTTTTACACTAACGAGCAAGCATGTCCAAGGGACAGGCTTCGCATCAGAAGTGCAAAATATGTGGTCTCTCTCTTTTATATTTTGCAATAAGAAAATTATTTATCTCTCTCTCTATGTTGTATAAATGATTATACTGAAAAGGACAAGAGATTGCAAGCTTTTACAGGCATTGATGTGTTTAACCTATGATAATGTCCCATGTTAAAGGAATCCTGATTCTACTAATGGCCTGTTCCCCCTGTAAGGCACCGAAACAATATTATACTGTCACCTGGAAGTAATACTGGTATCGCCCAGCTACACCGGCTGAGCTCACAATGTTGGCCATGGGCTCCCTACAACACATGCATAACTTTAACACATTAAAGCATTAAAGGTTTACCTATTTATGGAATAATGTTATAATATTAGTAATAACAAATGCAAAATTAAGAACCGACATCATGTTTATACCCACATCGTTCAATACCACTGGCACCGGCAGCATATAGAGGATAGGATCCATTGCCGATGCCAGTTTTATATAAAGAAGTGAGGATGCCCAAGGTTAAGCATCCTCCCCAAGTAGACTATGAAGTTATCTTTGCTTTCTTGGTCAACACTATCAGCATTGTCCTTCCCGGGTAATCCCAGGAACTTTGAGCGTCCATACTCATATCTAATCCATGTTGTTCACAGAAATCTACCAAGGCCTTAAGATCTGTCCAACCCAGACTATATGGCTGCATTACATAAGCATACGGTTTACCATCTTTATTCCAGATGCTTTTATGGTCGGCTCCGGGGGGATATTTGCGCCCAGGATCTTTACCAAGGAACTTTTTCAGAGTCGTAGCCCCCCTAGACTCAGTTAGTCCATGCTTTTCTGCCCAAGCTTTCTTTCTTTCTTTACTGGTTACGGTGGCAAAGAGCTGTTCTGGATCAATTCCCGCTTCACTGCAACGCTTAAGGCTATCCACAGCCTCTTTAGACACCTTCATACTACTATCTAAATATTGATTTCGCTTTAACATTAACAATCATCCTTTCAAATTTAGTATGGTTAATTTGGTTAACGCTGGCCAACACAAATAATCAAGAAAACCTTGATATATAAGCTTTTTTCCATCAGTTAACCAAATAACCAATGATGTTTTACCTACTATTGTGCATGGAGAATATATTTTCGCAAGTTTTTCGTTGAGATAAATATATTAATTGCATTATAGAAAGAAGTACATATGGTTAATTGGTTAAAATAGTGTTATTGCCTATAACGAAGGCATTTTTCATTACCCAACCAATCAACCATGGTACCCAAACCACCCACACCTAGCTCTCTGGAAAATAACTGCCATCTATCCTGCAGATTTCTCTTGGAGCATCTTCAAAGGCAACAGCGTTATCATTGTTAAGCAGCGCAACTGCTTTGGCCCGTATTGGAATCAACCAAGTTGTTTTACCCTGGAACTTTAGCTGCCTGGTACTCCTGCTGCGGTCCTTTAGGTCAAGCCACTGCATGTCGCGCCAACCACGAGTGATTGCCTCATACTCGTATCCAGCACCCTCTAATACAGACTTCAGTACACTCGGCAAAAATGCAATATAAGCAAAGTCATCATTGGCATCCCAGCGCCCTGCCCAACCACTGACAGGAGCTCTCGGGGTGTCATCTGCATTTTTAGCTTCCCTACCTTCGAACCGCTCCATATTGGAGAAGGCCCAGCTGACAGTGTATTGTAGCGCTGATAGTTCACCCGTGAAATCTTTTGCCTCATTGACGATTGCTGCCCAGAGTGACTCCATAGGCGATACAAAGGACCATGTCAAAGGGATTGCCTCATGGACAAGCTTGCCGGTCAGCGTAATCAATGCCGCATAGCCAGCCAATCTGCCTGAAACCTCCGTACTTTCTTTTTGAGCGTAGTAAGATTCCAATTGATGGAGTTCCTGTTTCCAGAGGTCCCATTTCTCCTGATTTTCAAGGATATACTCAATAAATGCAGGTCCGGCAAAACCATAATTCTCTCGGAGTTTTAAGTCAAGGCTAGTTACCAATTGTCTCATCTCCTCCGACTTCTTTTCAAACGGCAACCCGCAAATTTCTAGTACCCTGCCCCTGGCCCCACCGTCTGTCGAGACATGCACTGATGGCGTCTCTGCGGAGGAAAGTAGAACCGTTTTCCAACTCTTCGTTCGGGCAAGGCTTTTCACATTTGCACGGCCCCTACCCCGTCCATTGGCGACGGAGTAAACCATCTCGGAAATCTGCTTCGGATATTTCACTCTTTTTGTATCATCGAGGATTAGTGGTAACCCGTTTACAATTGCGCTTGCTCGCTCGATCCATACCTTTGTAAAATCCCAAGAATGGATGATTGAATCGGTGGATTTTTCATCCGGACACCCCCAAGGAGATGCCGCGACCCGCAAAGAAATCGTTTTGCCTGTCGAAGTTTTATTCGCCGCCTCAATCACGTAGTTAGAACACTGTAGCACCTCTAATAAAACGGATGAAAAGGATGCGTAAAACATCGCCTGAACCCTAGGGTAATCCTTAATAACAGAGATCACCTCTATCCATTCCGCATACTCACCATTCTGGTGATAGCCCTGTGCTATTTGCTCGTCCCCAGATGCTAATCCACGGAACTCAACTTTGGCGTCACCCTTCGTGATAAAGCGATCTGAAAACAGAAAACCCATGTTTCCCTGGATCTTCTTCCACCCTAATGAGCTGCTGATAAACTGTTCAGGAATACTTGTTTCATTCAAAGCTTCCATCTCTGCAAAGAACTTTACCAGATCTCCACTGTTTAAAGAATGGACCGGAAACCCTAGATCCGCCAGCTGAATGATTTTTCTTGTGTCGGCCAAAACACCACGTTCTGCATAACAGGATTGCCACTTCCCGTTACGCTTCCAAGACAATGAGATAACTTCGTTGTTTTCGTCTATGTCTTTGGACTTACCTGTAATTATCACAGGGTTATGGGCGATTAGCACTTCTTGCGGCTCTCCGTCGACGAATATAATTTTATAAACACCGCGGTTGCTCATGGTATATTCTGGCGGTATAACTATATTTGGAGTAGGAGCATCAGATATCACGCTCCCAATGGTAACTCCAACGACACTGTTTGTCTTTTGGGCGTTACCATTGTTTCTTGCACTGACCAGCCTCAGCGCCCGGTTAAACTCCGCTATGGGTGCCCCTGCATCCTTTAGTGCCCCTTTTAGCCGGGCGAACTGCGGAAGGTCAACTGTCTGCAAAGCAGCGAAAGCATTGATAGCTTCAGGCTCAAGATGAGCACCTCGGTTTCCGCTTAATACGGCTTTTAAAGCAGACTCTGTTACCTTTAGGGCGTGAGCAGTGCTGTATCCCGACTTTTGATTTCCCAATACAATAGGACTAGTGATCTTGCCTCTTGATGGACAATCATCGCAATAACGGCCACCCGTCATTTCATCGATATTGTCACACGTTCTTGGCCCGGCGTTTGACACCGCTTGTTCAATCTTTCTGTCCGTGACTTCTTCAGAGTAATTTGGATAAGGACGGCTCAACTCATGAACGACACTATCGCCATTTTCACAAAAAGCAACAATGCCAATCATTGCGTACCACTCAGTTTCTGGCAGCGTCTCCGCATCCTCTTTGGTGTGCCGCATAAATCCGCATCCTTCTACGATAGGATTAATTTGGGGTTTAGCAGTTTCTTCCTGGCCACCAGACGATCGTTGTTGCTGATTCACCATTGGCAGATGAGCTTCAAACTCGGAGATTGCATATTTTTTTTCATTTTTTCTCAAAACCTCTACAGCTATGGGCTCATTTTTTAGGTTGATGGTTCCTGGCAACCGTAACATCCTTGCCAAATCAGCCGTATTATCAACAATCAAGCCACTCTTCCCGGCTTCTTTGCGGATTACTTTTTGGATGTTACTGTTGATGCGTTTAGCCCTCTGCCGTTCCATGTCGTTATCAATAAGCAAGGGCTTATTCAATAGCCAGTAGGCGTGAAGCCCACCCCCGGTGAAAATTACATAGGTTGGTGGCAGAGGGAACGCCTCGAGAAGCACCAATGCCTCCTCTATCGTCTCAGGAAGATTAGTTGCATCATGATTTGGCCCCTTTATATCAATATCGATCCAGAAGCCCGGTAACGCTACTACAGTATCTCCAAATCCTCTGGTAAAGGGTTCCCCTTGCTTGTCTGGGTACTTCCTTCGCCATTCATTATAGGCCAGCTCCCTATCCTGCAAACCGACGTTGAAATATACGTCATAACGTTTTGCAGCGAGATCTGCGGCCAAATCCACCATTGCTTCAATTTCATCGAGAGGAAGCCAGTGAATTTTCTGCTTTTTTTCTAACGAGAAAGCAGTCAAAACCAAGAACAAGCTTTCCCCCCCATTATCAATAGCGGGATACATATCTTTTAAATAATTGAACATTACTTTTTTATCAATCATCATTATTACCTCCATTATCTGGAGGCGCGCGCCTACTTTATTTTTAGTGGAGCTCCAAGTCAATTGCGTTAATCACATTACCGGAAAATGTGACCAATACTTAAAACAAGCTGCACTGTCGGATATACTTTGCCATATTCTCCATTAATTCTGGTGAACATGAGGCATATCCATTTTCAATTTTACTGAGCTGACCAGAGCTGATGCCAAGTTTTTTTGCCATATCGATGGCCTTGATACCAGCCCGAATTCGCTCGATCTTTAACTCAAACATATCACTCATATCATCACCTCCTTGCAACAAAAAAGTATCCTGCGCAGGATAGGAAGAATTCTTCCTTAATCACAGGATACTACGTCTGTTATGCTATGGCACTTGCCAATAAAGGGACTTTTTACGGAAAACCCAAGGCTCCGCTATTCTTGGTCCATTTGTGTATTTTCATCAATAAACCCGATTTTTTCTGCTAAAGTCTGTATATCCCTCCAAACTGAATGTGGTAGCCCTAAGTTATTTTGTATACTCTCATAAGACATTTTTTTATTAAATCTTAAGTCAAAATACCTATTGATATGCTCTAATACAGTGTGTAATGTTTTTAATCTTTCTTCTGTTTTTAATTTAGAGCTTGTAAACTCAAATAAGGTTTCTTTAAAATTCCGAGAAAAAACCTCGAAATCTTTTAAAAAGACATCGTCTTTCTTAAAATGTGTTTTTTTGAAATCAGCATCAAAACTTATATAGTAGACTGGGTCTTGTTTGTTGATGATTTTTTCCAGTATATATTGGTGCTTGTCATACCCATCCTTTTCCATCTCATCTGCTAGGCTGATCTCCGGATTTAACTCTTCAAGTTTTCTTCGCAAGTAATGAATCTCATAACTTTGCAGCAATGCATACATATCGTAAATCTTATGGAAACGGGGACCAAGATTAACGGTGTAGTTGTCTTCTCCCATGCTAAAAGTAGCAGAGTGGCGATCCACCTCATTCTCTTGAATCTCCAACTTGCCTCCTATTATTCTGTTCATCATTAACTCCAATAGTTTTAATGATGGTAGTCCGAATCGGTCTAACTGAAAGTACTTTTCAATCAATGGGAAGCTCTTTTCTAACAATGTCGATATCAACTCCGCCTGAAGGTCGATAACTTGATCCTGCGTAGTTTTTTCAGTAGCCTTTCTTTTTTCTTCCATCAAAAATTGGTCTTTGTCTTTATGCTGACTGAGTTCCTCGCTATTATGTATATCATTTTTAAGAGCACTGGTGATGATGCTCTTAAGGCTAACCCAATTTACCCAAACATGGTCCAAAACTACTGAATCACAAAAAGATTCTGGGGCGATATCCTTAGCTTGAACCACAATATTCTTATGAACAGCCATTTCAAAATTTGCGGGTAATATTATAGATGATACCGATAGAGCCGATAGCTGATCAATTAAGTGTGATATTTTTTTATCTTTTTGAATCGGCTCAATGTCCGCAATAAACGGTTCATACATTTGAACGGCGAAAAATCTTATTATTGCTTTATCCATAACTCCACCCCCCATAATTACTGAGCTTATCCAATTATACAAAAAACCTATGTATTTTCCAACCTTAGAGGCGTATATTCTCAAGTAACAGTGACTTTCTCCTTTCGTGGTATAAGTAATAAAACAATGAAAGGAGGCACAAACCATGTATTCAGAAATTGCCACACGAACAGGCACCAATTTATTGAGAGTCGGCACAACCTTACTTCTCAGCACCATTGTATCAACGGCCATGAAAGACGTCAGCAACGATGCACTAAGCACTTTAGCCAAGGACATCAGGCGAATCAAGACAGACTTCAATGAACGTAGGTTACAGAACGAAGCATAAACCCTAACTGGGTTTATGCTTTATTTAATTTAAAGGAGGCAAACATATGACAAGAGATGAGTACATCGAAATTTTCCAAAACGAATTTGGAAGATACCCAGACGAATGTGAAATCCCTGCCCACGTTGATGACCAGGGTTTCCGTTCAGAGTGGACCCCACCACCCCGCCAGCAACGCATGAGGCATCATTATCACACCCCTGCAAACGAATTGTTAGATGAGATCGGTGATGTTGTTAAAGGCCTGGCTGGTAACGCACGGGTCGCTTATCAGAACCGTGAAGAAATCGCAGCCAAAAAACCGTACATTTCTGAGTTCGGATTTATGGTGATGATTTTCGCGGCCAAGGCAGGACTCTACTTTCTGCTAAAACATAGCAGAGAGGTGGGCTTTGAGCTTTCCAACATTTAAAGTATAAGAAACAGAAGAGGCGCAGAATCCGTAAATGGATCTGCGCCTCTTTCTACTTTTATGGAGGTGTTTTAATGAAACATCTATTAAAGCCTTTTGTTCAGGAATCTGGAATGGAGTATATTGCCAAAGAATACCCAAGCTTAAAACAGCTAAGTCACGCCACCGAGAAGGAACTCTTGAGGGTGCCTGGACTTGGCCCACGAAAAGCCAAGCAGCTAAAGGCCGTTTTTGACCTCTCCAAAGCGCTCTTGGAGCCAGATGACACAAGCATCACCATTCAATCACCAGCAGATGTTTTTGAGAATTTCAAGTACCTAGCGCTGCATGAGGAGGAGTATCTTGTAGCCTTGTTCCTAAACACAAAAAACAAGATACTCCAGCATACTACAATTTCAAAGGGAACCTTGAACACATCGTTGATTCATCCCCGGGAAGTATTCGCGCCCGCTATCCGCATCAAGTGTGCTTCCGTCGTCATTTTGCATAACCACCCTTCAGGCGATCCTACTCCTTCACGCGAAGACATCGACATCACTAAGCGCCTGAAGGAAGCTGGGAAGATCATTGGCATTGAACTACTGGATCATATCGTGATTGGCAACAAAGGCTTCGTCAGTTTGCGCGAAAAAAGCTTATTATAAGGAGAGTGATTACAATGAACGTAAACGTCCAACTACAACCACAAGAGGAATCCACTCATGCCCAGTTTTCAGGACCCGTCTATACAACAAGTGGCTTTCAGCAGAAATTTGGCAATAAGACCTTTGCGATTGCAGTGAAGACAATGATTCGAATCGGTGAAAGGGTTAAAAGTAAAGGCGGCGCGGATTACCTTCAGGTAGCATGGGTTGACGGTGAGAAGTTCTGGGTGATCGACGATGGAATAAATGTGACTTGCTTACTGCCAGAAGAATACTGAGAAGGGAGGGCCAATAGACCCTCCCTTCTACCTTCAAAAAGTCGTGAAACATACACCTTATTGACCATGTTTTCATAAAAATTAATTCACCGGCACATAAAGTACTATGTTATAAGGCTTTACTAGCTAGAGAAAGTTAGTCAAAATAAGCATTTTGACCAGTAAGGAGGTTTCTTATGCAAACAGTAAAGTACTTCACCCAAGATGAACTAGCCAGCCTATTTAAGGCAATTAAAAAAAAGAAAAGCAAATACTGGCTAAGAGACTACTGTATTTTCCGGGTGGCATACAGGTGCGCCCTACGGGCTTCGGAAGTCGGGCTATTGACGGTCGCTGAGTACAATGCACAACGTAGCGAGCTTTACTGCAATAGACTAAAAAACTCCCAGAACAACACCATCCGGCTGGATGACGAAACAAAAAAGGCTTTGGAAAAATACATCCGTGACTACGGCATAGATGATTGTCTCTTTCCCAGCCAAGTTAGCAAGCCTATATCTAGACAGACATTGGACCTGCTAATGAGGAAGTACTGTAAGGTGGCCAAAATATCAGATAAAAAGAAGTGGCACTTCCATAGTCTAAAGCACTCTGTAGCTGTCCACCTTGCCGATAGCGGTCTTGATGTTAAAGAGCTGCAACACTACTTAGGTCATAAGAACGTGAACAGTACCTTAGTTTACTTCCAATTTACGACCCGGCA
This region of Dethiobacter alkaliphilus AHT 1 genomic DNA includes:
- a CDS encoding DUF3231 family protein codes for the protein MTISIFKKGQKEQLDIQEVFNIWNVLRARYYSMETCKFFMNFVHDREFDLVLNTLLNHYEKQASILEKEGEKFKIEVPKRPPYKIKTSAQVDVISDTYIFRNIYNGVVAQLFSLMTAYRSTTTNDRIRTILAEDLKQHIKDFELLYKYGKLKGWQEDPPAFKTAKPVGNEPLSTTEAFHLWDNISQRYQQTQLTQLFLGFAHDKDLKLILKVGVKVLNKQTKALEEEAIKFEIVLPERPPSHVSVPMDPESMQDRFMFNMIFKGVQDAIDLHIRGVIESIRNDSFRSLLMGFWEDEIDIYERMLKYGKLKGWITAPPIYNEPQ
- a CDS encoding DUF2293 domain-containing protein translates to MSKINVYHCNRETSCIECEVEIIKGDFLFISEDRKHLCLSCADLDHLIFLPSGNTALTRRAGKYSKLQAVVLKFSSARKRNERQGVLVEQSALEKAEQECMSDEGAREQRRQRESIRREKLDKQYVQEFATKIRELYPNCPEEKEHQIAEHACLKHSGRVGRSANAKQLDRDFIDLAVIAHVRHHATPYDELLMSGYDRQDARRRVKDAIDEVISSWS
- a CDS encoding DUF927 domain-containing protein, with the translated sequence MMIDKKVMFNYLKDMYPAIDNGGESLFLVLTAFSLEKKQKIHWLPLDEIEAMVDLAADLAAKRYDVYFNVGLQDRELAYNEWRRKYPDKQGEPFTRGFGDTVVALPGFWIDIDIKGPNHDATNLPETIEEALVLLEAFPLPPTYVIFTGGGLHAYWLLNKPLLIDNDMERQRAKRINSNIQKVIRKEAGKSGLIVDNTADLARMLRLPGTINLKNEPIAVEVLRKNEKKYAISEFEAHLPMVNQQQRSSGGQEETAKPQINPIVEGCGFMRHTKEDAETLPETEWYAMIGIVAFCENGDSVVHELSRPYPNYSEEVTDRKIEQAVSNAGPRTCDNIDEMTGGRYCDDCPSRGKITSPIVLGNQKSGYSTAHALKVTESALKAVLSGNRGAHLEPEAINAFAALQTVDLPQFARLKGALKDAGAPIAEFNRALRLVSARNNGNAQKTNSVVGVTIGSVISDAPTPNIVIPPEYTMSNRGVYKIIFVDGEPQEVLIAHNPVIITGKSKDIDENNEVISLSWKRNGKWQSCYAERGVLADTRKIIQLADLGFPVHSLNSGDLVKFFAEMEALNETSIPEQFISSSLGWKKIQGNMGFLFSDRFITKGDAKVEFRGLASGDEQIAQGYHQNGEYAEWIEVISVIKDYPRVQAMFYASFSSVLLEVLQCSNYVIEAANKTSTGKTISLRVAASPWGCPDEKSTDSIIHSWDFTKVWIERASAIVNGLPLILDDTKRVKYPKQISEMVYSVANGRGRGRANVKSLARTKSWKTVLLSSAETPSVHVSTDGGARGRVLEICGLPFEKKSEEMRQLVTSLDLKLRENYGFAGPAFIEYILENQEKWDLWKQELHQLESYYAQKESTEVSGRLAGYAALITLTGKLVHEAIPLTWSFVSPMESLWAAIVNEAKDFTGELSALQYTVSWAFSNMERFEGREAKNADDTPRAPVSGWAGRWDANDDFAYIAFLPSVLKSVLEGAGYEYEAITRGWRDMQWLDLKDRSRSTRQLKFQGKTTWLIPIRAKAVALLNNDNAVAFEDAPREICRIDGSYFPES
- a CDS encoding helix-turn-helix domain-containing protein; this translates as MSDMFELKIERIRAGIKAIDMAKKLGISSGQLSKIENGYASCSPELMENMAKYIRQCSLF
- the radC gene encoding RadC family protein — its product is MKHLLKPFVQESGMEYIAKEYPSLKQLSHATEKELLRVPGLGPRKAKQLKAVFDLSKALLEPDDTSITIQSPADVFENFKYLALHEEEYLVALFLNTKNKILQHTTISKGTLNTSLIHPREVFAPAIRIKCASVVILHNHPSGDPTPSREDIDITKRLKEAGKIIGIELLDHIVIGNKGFVSLREKSLL
- a CDS encoding tyrosine-type recombinase/integrase: MQTVKYFTQDELASLFKAIKKKKSKYWLRDYCIFRVAYRCALRASEVGLLTVAEYNAQRSELYCNRLKNSQNNTIRLDDETKKALEKYIRDYGIDDCLFPSQVSKPISRQTLDLLMRKYCKVAKISDKKKWHFHSLKHSVAVHLADSGLDVKELQHYLGHKNVNSTLVYFQFTTRQQDNMYKKLEQRNYLV